In Arachis stenosperma cultivar V10309 chromosome 1, arast.V10309.gnm1.PFL2, whole genome shotgun sequence, one DNA window encodes the following:
- the LOC130933972 gene encoding LRR receptor-like serine/threonine-protein kinase EFR encodes MKSILYPTLLSLLHWHVAVVSAARLNMASDESALVAMREHFNSLDPNNVLASNWSSSTSVCNWIGVTCGSSHRRVTALNLSYMALDATIPPHLGNLSFLSCLRLPNNSFHGTLPAELAGLRRLSIINLRFNKFTGSIPSWFESLPKLKYLLLRGNSFSGTVPHFLFNMTSLQYLVLSDNQFWGPLPSNIFLSPSLQYLYLTHNQISGAIPSAIINSSELQVIGLDYNNLSGQLPERIFHHLPNLKGLYVYSNALSGELPRSLFDCKQLQSLSLAYNTFGGNIPSAIGNLTSLKEIYLGHNNFRGAIPNEIGNLRSLEIMSLPFANVSGYIPPSIFNISTLQEITVTGDHLSGSLPANLGSMLPKLVRLYMGINYLSGRIPSSLCNATMLNTIDLAYNSFSGYIPDIFGSLRSLQLLNLGANNLTSDSSNSELSIINSLTNCRFLKKLIFSGNPLDSILPISVGNLSTSLDDLNLKSCSMRGTIPASIGNLSSLINLDLGDNNFVGTFPTSIGKLIKLQGLFLDGNQLEGFVPNQLCQLTSLYKFSIISNKFSGPIPSCLGNLTSLRWLWLSSNKFNSIPSTLWWLSDLLLLDLSSNNLSGYLPLDSGNLKAISWIYLSGNQFSGSIPRSLSNLMNLVLLTLARNKFEGPIPESFGRMVSLEQLDLSENNLSGVIPKTLEALVYLKYFNVSHNKLKGKIPDGGPFANFSAQSFMGNKELCGAPRFHFSECKIEKSRKWNAHIVLTYVLPAAIVVTLLVAFLCILKFRKHKAAVNNSEVDQSGARRRRISYYEIQQATDRFNDGNLLGVGSFGRVYKGVLSDGTNVAVKVFNLGLEGAFRSFDAECEILRSVRHRNLTKIISSCSNMDFKALILSLMPNGSLERWLHSEHHGLSMIQRLNIMIDVAEAMDYLHNGGSVPIIHCDLKPSNILLDEDMVAHVTDFGIAKLLSGDDSITQTMNLATIGYMAPEYGLEGRVSRQGDVYSYGILLMETFTQKKPTDEMFVGEFSIKEWVQMSCPDSLLDIIDAKLLVEEGETDTKQDCLLSIMTLALNCSADSPGERTKMKDVMNALKKIKRLLLN; translated from the exons ATGAAGTCCATCTTATATCCGACCCTGTTGTCATTGCTGCATTGGCACGTGGCGGTGGTATCAGCTGCAAGGCTGAACATGGCTAGCGATGAATCGGCCTTGGTTGCCATGAGGGAGCATTTTAACTCCTTGGATCCCAACAATGTGCTCGCAAGCAACTGGTCTAGCAGTACCTCTGTTTGCAACTGGATTGGCGTCACATGCGGCTCTTCCCACCGCAGAGTAACCGCCTTGAATCTCTCATACATGGCTCTTGATGCCACCATCCCTCCGCATCTTGGAAACCTGTCATTTCTTTCTTGCCTGCGTCTTCCCAACAATAGCTTCCATGGTACTCTACCTGCTGAACTTGCTGGATTACGTAGACTGAGCATCATCAACCTCAGATTCAACAAATTCACAGGAAGCATCCCGTCCTGGTTTGAGTCTCTACCCAAACTAAAATACCTGTTACTGAGAGGGAACAGTTTCTCTGGCACAGTCCCACACTTTCTGTTCAACATGACTTCCCTGCAATATCTTGTACTTTCTGATAACCAGTTTTGGGGTCCCTTACCTTCCAACATTTTCTTGTCTCCTTCTTTGCAATATCTGTATCTTACTCACAACCAAATTTCAGGAGCTATCCCTTCAGCTATCATCAACAGTTCGGAACTGCAGGTTATTGGCCTCGACTACAACAACCTATCCGGACAACTGCCGGAGCGCATCTTCCACCATCTTCCAAACTTGAAAGGGCTTTACGTGTATAGTAATGCCTTATCCGGTGAACTTCCACGCAGTTTGTTCGATTGCAAGCAACTGCAATCTTTATCCTTAGCCTACAACACCTTCGGTGGAAACATACCATCTGCCATCGGGAATTTAACAAGCCTCAAAGAGATCTATCTTGGCCATAACAATTTCAGAG GTGCAATACCAAATGAGATTGGTAATCTACGTAGTTTAGAGATTATGAGTCTTCCTTTTGCCAATGTGAGTGGCTACATTCCGCCATCAATCTTTAATATTTCTACCCTACAAGAAATTACAGTTACTGGAGATCATTTATCGGGCAGCCTCCCAGCAAACCTTGGCTCCATGCTTCCAAAACTTGTTAGGCTGTACATGGGGATTAATTATCTCAGTGGAAGAATCCCAAGCTCCTTGTGCAATGCCACTATGCTTAATACCATAGATTTGGCTTACAATTCATTTTCTGGATACATTCCAGACATTTTTGGCAGCTTAAGAAGTCTCCAGCTGCTCAATCTTGGTGCAAATAATTTGACAAGTGATTCATCCAATTCAGAGCTAAGCATTATAAATTCTTTGACAAATTGTAGATTTCtcaaaaagttaatattttctGGAAATCCATTGGATTCTATTCTTCCAATATCGGTAGGAAACCTTTCTACTTCTCTGGATGACTTGAATCTTAAGAGTTGTTCAATGAGAGGCACCATTCCAGCAAGTATTGGCAACTTGAGCAGCTTGATAAACCTTGACCTTGGTGATAATAATTTTGTTGGAACCTTTCCTACTAGCATAGGGAAATTAATAAAGCTACAAGGCCTCTTTTTAGATGGCAACCAATTGGAAGGATTTGTTCCGAATCAATTGTGTCAACTAACGAGCTTGTATAAATTTTCCATTATAAGCAACAAGTTCTCTGGCCCTATACCTTCTTGCTTAGGGAATCTTACCTCATTGAGATGGCTTTGGCTTTCTTCAAATAAATTCAACTCAATACCTTCCACCTTGTGGTGGCTGTCCGATTTATTGCTTTTAGACTTATCTTCCAATAATTTAAGTGGATATCTCCCATTAGATAGTGGAAATCTAAAAGCCATAAGTTGGATTTATTTATCAGGAAATCAATTTTCAGGCAGCATCCCAAGAAGCCTCAGCAATCTTATGAATTTGGTTCTTCTTACCTTAGCAAGAAACAAATTTGAAGGGCCCATCCCAGAATCATTTGGTCGTATGGTAAGTTTGGAACAACTTGACTTATCAGAAAATAACTTGTCTGGTGTCATTCCTAAAACATTGGAGGCACTTGTGTATCTGAAATATTTCAATGTTTCTCACAATAAGTTAAAAGGAAAAATCCCGGATGGGGGACCTTTTGCAAACTTCTCAGCTCAGTCGTTCATGGGGAATAAAGAATTATGTGGTGCTCCACGTTTCCATTTTTCGGAATGTAAAATTGAAAAATCCCGAAAATGGAATGCACATATTGTGTTGACATATGTTTTACCGGCAGCAATAGTTGTCACCCTTCTTGTGGCATTCCTTTGCATCCTAAAATTCCGGAAGCACAAGGCGGCGGTCAACAACTCAGAGGTGGATCAATCAGGAGCAAGACGGAGAAGAATATCATACTATGAAATTCAGCAAGCAACAGATAGGTTCAATGATGGCAACTTGCTTGGTGTAgggagttttggaagagtgtaTAAAGGAGTACTCTCAGATGGGACGAATGTTGCAGTGAAAGTGTTTAATCTGGGACTAGAAGGAGCATTCAGGAGTTTCGATGCTGAATGTGAGATATTGCGCAGTGTCCGCCATCGAAACTTAACCAAAATCATTAGCAGCTGCAGCAACATGGACTTCAAGGCATTGATCCTAAGCCTCATGCCTAATGGGAGTTTAGAGAGGTGGCTACACTCGGAACACCATGGCTTGAGTATGATCCAGAGGCTAAACATAATGATAGATGTTGCAGAAGCTATGGATTATCTGCACAATGGTGGTTCTGTACCAATTATACACTGTGATTTGAAACCCAGCAACATATTACTAGATGAAGACATGGTTGCCCACGTGACTGATTTTGGCATTGCAAAATTGCTGAGTGGGGATGACTCCATCACTCAAACCATGAATCTAGCCACAATAGGCTATATGGCCCCTG AATATGGACTTGAGGGAAGAGTGTCTAGGCAAGGTGATGTGTATAGCTATGGAATTTTACTTATGGAGACCTTCACACAGAAAAAACCCACTGATGAAATGTTTGTGGGAGAGTTTAGCATCAAAGAGTGGGTGCAAATGTCGTGCCCTGATTCACTACTTGATATCATTGATGCAAAATTATTGGTGGAAGAAGGAGAAACAGATACTAAACAGGACTGCTTGTTGTCTATAATGACTTTAGCTCTAAATTGCTCAGCTGATTCACCGGGTGAAAGGACAAAAATGAAAGACGTTATGAATGCTCTTAAGAAGATTAAAAGATTACTCCTTAACTAA
- the LOC130936873 gene encoding glucose-6-phosphate/phosphate translocator 1, chloroplastic-like, giving the protein MILSLKYTAPSPLAASAAFSCRKRVPVPRLPPSIQNLQQSTALPSLSSHKPLYIIPCTQNLTLSTKPRRKVVECHAYEADKSQPQAAETSEAAQKLKIGLYFATWWALNVVFNIYNKKVLNAFPYPWLTSTLSLAAGSLIMFISWATRLAHVPKVNMDFWKALFPVAVAHTIGHVAATVSMSKVAVSFTHIIKSGEPAFSVLVSRFFLGESFPIPVYLSLVPIIGGCALAAVTELNFNMIGFMGAMISNLAFVFRNIFSKKGMKGMSVSGMNYYACLSILSLLILTPFAILVEGPKMWAVGWQTALSQIGPNFVWWVVAQSVFYHLYNQVSYMSLDQISPLTFSIGNTMKRISVIVSSILIFHTPIHPTNALGAAIAILGTFLYSQAKQ; this is encoded by the exons ATGATATTATCCTTAAAGTACACAGCACCCTCACCCCTCGCCGCCTCTGCTGCATTCTCCTGCAGAAAGCGTGTTCCTGTTCCAAGGCTACCACCCTCTATTCAGAATCTTCAACAAAGCACTGCACTACCCTCTCTCTCTTCCCATAAACCACTTTACATTATTCCATGCACTCAGAACCTCACATTGTCAACTAAACCTAGAAGGAAGGTTGTAGAGTGTCATGCCTATGAGGCAGATAAGTCACAACCACAAGCAGCAGAGACATCAGAGGCAGCTCAGAAGCTCAAGATTGGTTTGTATTTTGCTACATGGTGGGCACTGAACGTTGTCTTCAACATATACAACAAGAAGGTTCTCAATGCTTTTCCTTACCCTTGGCTCACTTCCACTCTGTCCCTCGCCGCTGGCTCTCTTATCATGTTCATCTCCTGGGCCACAAGGCTAGCTCATGTCCCTAAAGTTAACATGGATTTCTGGAAGGCCTTGTTCCCG GTTGCAGTAGCACACACCATTGGACATGTTGCAGCTACTGTGAGTATGTCTAAAGTTGCAGTGTCATTTACTCACATCATCAAGAGTGGAGAACCGGCTTTTAGCGTCCTAGTATCGAGGTTCTTTCTCGGCGAATCATTCCCTATACCGGTTTACTTATCACTGGTGCCAATTATTGGAGGTTGTGCTCTTGCTGCTGTGACCGAACTCAATTTTAATATGATCG GGTTTATGGGGGCTATGATATCAAACTTGGCATTTGTGTTTAGGAACATATTCTCAAAGAAGGGAATGAAGGGCATGTCTGTTAGTGGAATGAACTATTATGCTTGCCTTTCCATATTGTCTCTATTGATTCTCACACCTTTTGCCATTCTTGTGGAGGGTCCTAAGATGTGGGCTGTTGGCTGGCAAACTGCCCTCTCTCAGATTGGTCCAAATTTTGTTTG GTGGGTAGTTGCTCAGAGTGTGTTCTACCACTTGTATAATCAAGTCTCTTACATGTCTCTTGATCAAATATCTCCCTTGACATTTAGCATAGGGAACACAATGAAGAGAATTTCAGTAATTGTCTCTTCCATTCTTATCTTCCACACGCCAATTCATCCCACCAATGCACTTGGTGCTGCCATTGCAATTCTTGGCACCTTCCTTTATTCACAG GCAAAACAGTGA